The following proteins come from a genomic window of Ailuropoda melanoleuca isolate Jingjing chromosome 2, ASM200744v2, whole genome shotgun sequence:
- the GADD45A gene encoding growth arrest and DNA damage-inducible protein GADD45 alpha isoform X2 gives MTLEEFSAGEQKTERMDKVGDALEEVLSKALSQRTITVGVYEAAKLLNVDPDNVVLCLLAADEDDDRDVALQIHFTLIQAFCCENDINILRVSNPGRLAELLLLEPDASPAASEGAEQPPDLHCVLVTNMSKHVGGCQQRKRSL, from the exons ATGACTTTGGAAGAATTCTCGGCTGGAGAGCAGAAGACCGAAAG GATGGATAAGGTGGGGGATGCCCTCGAGGAAGTGCTCAGCAAAGCCCTGAGTCAGCGCACCATCACCGTCGGGGTGTATGAGGCGGCCAAGCTGCTCAACGT CGACCCAGATAACGTGGTGCTGTGTCTGCTGGCGGCGGACGAGGACGACGACAGGGATGTGGCTCTGCAGATCCACTTCACCCTGATCCAGGCGTTCTGCTGCGAGAACGACATCAACATCCTGCGCGTCAGCAACCCGGGCCGACTGGCCGAGCTCCTGCTCCTGGAGCCGGACGCCAGCCCAGCAGCGAGCGAGGGCGCCGAGCAGCCCCCGGACCTGCACTGCGTCCTGGTGACG AACATGTCTAAGCACGTTGGAGGCTGCCAGCAGCGGAAGAGATCCTTGTGA
- the GADD45A gene encoding growth arrest and DNA damage-inducible protein GADD45 alpha isoform X1 produces the protein MTLEEFSAGEQKTERMDKVGDALEEVLSKALSQRTITVGVYEAAKLLNVDPDNVVLCLLAADEDDDRDVALQIHFTLIQAFCCENDINILRVSNPGRLAELLLLEPDASPAASEGAEQPPDLHCVLVTNPHSSQWKDPALSQLICFCRESRYMDQWVPVINLPER, from the exons ATGACTTTGGAAGAATTCTCGGCTGGAGAGCAGAAGACCGAAAG GATGGATAAGGTGGGGGATGCCCTCGAGGAAGTGCTCAGCAAAGCCCTGAGTCAGCGCACCATCACCGTCGGGGTGTATGAGGCGGCCAAGCTGCTCAACGT CGACCCAGATAACGTGGTGCTGTGTCTGCTGGCGGCGGACGAGGACGACGACAGGGATGTGGCTCTGCAGATCCACTTCACCCTGATCCAGGCGTTCTGCTGCGAGAACGACATCAACATCCTGCGCGTCAGCAACCCGGGCCGACTGGCCGAGCTCCTGCTCCTGGAGCCGGACGCCAGCCCAGCAGCGAGCGAGGGCGCCGAGCAGCCCCCGGACCTGCACTGCGTCCTGGTGACG AATCCACATTCATCACAGTGGAAGGATCCTGCCTTAAGTCAGCTTATTTGTTTTTGCCGGGAAAGTCGCTACATGGATCAGTGGGTTCCAGTGATTAATCTCCCTGAACGGTGA